Proteins from one Elephas maximus indicus isolate mEleMax1 chromosome 12, mEleMax1 primary haplotype, whole genome shotgun sequence genomic window:
- the DEXI gene encoding dexamethasone-induced protein isoform X5 — MPGARVAAHLDALGPLAPYVPPPLLPSMFYVGLFFVNVLILYYAFLMEYIVLNVGLVFLPEDMDQALVDLGVLSDPGSGLYDADSEFDVLDGYLE, encoded by the coding sequence ATGCCCGGCGCCCGGGTCGCGGCCCACCTGGACGCACTGGGCCCCCTGGCCCCCTACgtgccgccgccgctgctgcccTCTATGTTCTACGTGGGCTTGTTCTTCGTCAACGTGCTGATCCTGTACTACGCCTTCCTCATGGAGTACATCGTTCTCAACGTGGGCCTCGTCTTCCTCCCCGAGGACATGGACCAGGCGCTCGTGGACCTCGGCGTGCTCTCGGACCCCGGCTCGGGCCTCTACGACGCAGACTCGGAGTTCGACGTCTTGGATGGGTACTTGGAGTAG